The Streptomyces avermitilis MA-4680 = NBRC 14893 genome contains a region encoding:
- a CDS encoding LacI family DNA-binding transcriptional regulator, which translates to MASIKDVAAAAGVSVATVSRVLNDHPSVSDDARARVLAAVQELGYRPNAVARSLRTDQTRTLGLVISDVLNPYFTELARSVEEEARAHGYSVIIGNADERPELQDHHVRTLLDRRIDGLLVSPTDGGSPLMLDAARAGTPMVFVDRWIPGVDVPVVRSDGRAAVRDLVAHLHGLGHRRLAIIAGPAATTTGSERVEAFREAMAEYGLPLPDAYIGQGDFQAESGRRATERFLDLAEPPEVVFAADNLMALGALDAIRARGLRVPEDIALAAFDDIRWFVHTDPPITAVAQPTGELGRAAVRALVDRIEGRPPQSVTLPARLVVRRSCGEPASQEQTSQEPTSQEPSPVTNRSQS; encoded by the coding sequence ATGGCGAGCATCAAGGACGTCGCCGCCGCGGCGGGGGTGTCCGTCGCCACGGTGTCCCGTGTGCTGAACGACCACCCGTCGGTCAGCGACGACGCCCGCGCCCGCGTACTGGCCGCCGTCCAGGAGCTCGGCTACCGGCCCAACGCCGTGGCCCGCTCCCTGCGCACCGACCAGACGCGCACCCTCGGCCTGGTCATCAGCGACGTACTGAACCCGTACTTCACCGAGCTGGCCCGTTCCGTCGAGGAGGAGGCCCGCGCCCACGGCTACAGCGTGATCATCGGCAACGCCGACGAGCGGCCCGAGCTACAGGACCACCACGTCCGTACGCTCCTCGACCGCCGTATCGACGGGCTGCTGGTCTCCCCCACCGACGGCGGGTCGCCGCTCATGCTGGACGCCGCGCGGGCCGGCACCCCGATGGTCTTCGTGGACCGGTGGATCCCGGGCGTGGACGTACCGGTCGTCAGGTCCGACGGGCGGGCGGCCGTACGCGATCTCGTCGCCCATCTGCACGGGCTCGGGCACCGCAGGCTCGCCATCATCGCGGGCCCGGCGGCGACCACGACCGGCAGCGAGCGCGTCGAGGCCTTCCGGGAGGCCATGGCCGAGTACGGGCTGCCCCTCCCCGACGCCTACATAGGCCAGGGCGACTTCCAGGCCGAGAGCGGGCGCCGCGCCACCGAGCGGTTCCTCGATCTGGCCGAGCCGCCCGAGGTCGTCTTCGCGGCCGACAACCTGATGGCGCTCGGCGCGCTGGACGCGATCCGCGCCCGCGGCCTGCGGGTTCCCGAGGACATCGCGCTCGCCGCGTTCGACGACATCCGGTGGTTCGTGCACACCGATCCGCCGATCACCGCCGTCGCCCAGCCCACCGGCGAGCTGGGGCGGGCCGCCGTGCGCGCGCTCGTCGACCGCATCGAGGGACGGCCCCCGCAGTCCGTGACCCTCCCCGCCCGGCTCGTCGTACGCCGCTCGTGCGGCGAGCCGGCCTCCCAAGAGCAGACGTCCCAAGAACCGACCTCCCAAGAGCCGTCCCCCGTAACGAACAGGAGCCAGTCGTGA
- a CDS encoding DUF6507 family protein: protein MLKTTGETASHIETHAKSYGEHLTSAATNAGTISAEGGGGGGGEKAAGGLVALALSQYAEHAATDLKFIAARAGKSLQGAVDATTAYLNGDQEMAAEAQRKALSAPDLDPMKPGVQTS from the coding sequence GTGCTGAAGACGACGGGTGAGACGGCGTCGCACATCGAGACGCATGCGAAGTCGTACGGGGAGCATCTGACGTCGGCGGCGACGAACGCCGGCACCATTTCCGCCGAGGGCGGCGGGGGCGGGGGCGGGGAGAAGGCGGCCGGGGGTCTGGTGGCGCTTGCTCTGTCCCAGTACGCGGAACACGCGGCCACCGACCTGAAGTTCATTGCCGCGCGGGCGGGCAAGTCGTTGCAGGGTGCGGTGGATGCGACGACGGCGTATCTGAACGGGGATCAGGAGATGGCCGCGGAGGCGCAGCGCAAGGCGTTGTCGGCGCCGGATCTTGATCCGATGAAGCCGGGGGTGCAGACGTCGTGA
- a CDS encoding pore-forming ESAT-6 family protein, whose translation MAGAGSDRRSYDTGASADAQGNIQAVIGRLEEVIAARDRQVKAAMSDFAADGVADEYHGKELRWNRASTEVKSIIQLLKTTLEKNDGTAQSTISKAKAAVDNIG comes from the coding sequence ATGGCTGGTGCGGGTTCGGATCGTCGGTCGTACGACACGGGTGCGTCGGCGGATGCGCAGGGCAATATCCAGGCGGTGATCGGCCGGTTGGAGGAGGTCATCGCGGCGCGGGACCGGCAGGTGAAGGCGGCGATGTCGGATTTCGCGGCTGATGGTGTGGCGGATGAGTACCACGGCAAGGAACTGCGGTGGAATCGCGCGTCGACCGAGGTGAAGAGCATTATCCAGCTGTTGAAGACGACGCTGGAGAAGAACGACGGGACGGCGCAGTCGACGATCTCGAAGGCGAAGGCGGCGGTCGACAACATCGGCTGA
- a CDS encoding substrate-binding domain-containing protein, translating to MATDTLKSTTGASGASAVRRLLLDNGALTALIVLVVAMSALSGDFLTTDNLLNIGVQAAVTAILAFGVTFVIVSAGIDLSVGSVAALSATVLAWTATSHGLPVVVAVALAVATGVACGLVNGFLISYGKLPPFIATLAMLSVGRGLSLVISQGSPIPFPDSVSHLGDTLGGWLPVPVLVMIVMGLITALILGRTYIGRSMYAIGGNEEAARLSGLRVKKQKLAIYALSGLFAAAAGIVLASRLSSAQPQAAQGYELDAIAAVVIGGASLAGGTGKASGTLIGALILAVLRNGLNLLSVSAFWQQVVIGVVIALAVLLDTLRRKAGATPVAGASSGGKGKQAMTYVIAAVVAAAVVGAMSFLHNGSSASPTQKMGLSLSTLNNPFFVQIKTGAQEEAKKQGADLTVTDAQNDASQQANQVQNFTSSGVGSIIVNPVDSDAAGPAVRSANKADIPVVGVDRGVNKADTAALVASDNVAGGRLGAKALAEKLGGKGRIVILQGLAGTSASRERGAGFAEGLKAYPGIKVVARQPADFDRTKGLDVMTNLLQAHPDVQGVFAENDEMALGAIKALGAKAGKSVSVVGFDGTPDGLTAVKSGTLYASVAQQPKELGRIAVQNALRAAEGKKVDKTVKVPVKVVTAKNVAAFGG from the coding sequence GTGGCCACTGACACGCTCAAGAGCACAACGGGCGCGAGTGGCGCCTCGGCGGTCCGCCGGCTCCTGCTCGACAACGGGGCGCTCACCGCGCTCATCGTCCTCGTCGTCGCGATGTCGGCGCTGTCCGGCGACTTCCTGACGACGGACAACCTGCTCAACATCGGCGTCCAGGCGGCCGTGACCGCCATCCTCGCCTTCGGTGTGACCTTCGTGATCGTCTCGGCGGGCATCGACCTGTCGGTCGGTTCGGTCGCGGCGCTCTCGGCCACCGTCCTTGCCTGGACGGCGACTTCGCACGGCCTGCCGGTCGTGGTCGCCGTGGCCCTCGCGGTCGCCACCGGCGTAGCGTGCGGTCTCGTCAACGGCTTCCTGATCTCGTACGGGAAACTACCGCCGTTCATCGCGACGCTCGCCATGCTGTCGGTGGGCCGCGGTCTGTCGCTGGTGATCTCGCAGGGCAGCCCGATCCCCTTCCCCGACTCGGTCTCGCACCTCGGTGACACGCTCGGCGGCTGGCTGCCGGTGCCCGTCCTGGTGATGATCGTGATGGGTCTGATCACCGCCCTGATCCTCGGCCGTACGTACATCGGGCGCTCCATGTACGCGATCGGCGGCAACGAGGAGGCCGCGCGCCTGTCGGGCCTGCGGGTGAAGAAGCAGAAGCTCGCGATCTACGCGCTGTCGGGTCTGTTCGCGGCCGCCGCGGGCATCGTGCTCGCCTCCCGGCTCTCCTCCGCGCAGCCGCAGGCCGCACAGGGGTACGAGCTGGACGCGATCGCCGCGGTCGTCATCGGCGGCGCCTCGCTCGCGGGCGGTACGGGCAAGGCGTCCGGGACGCTGATCGGCGCGCTGATCCTGGCGGTGCTGCGCAACGGGCTGAATCTGCTGTCCGTGTCCGCGTTCTGGCAGCAGGTCGTCATCGGTGTCGTGATCGCGCTGGCGGTGCTCCTCGACACGCTGCGCCGCAAGGCCGGGGCGACTCCGGTGGCCGGTGCCTCGAGTGGCGGCAAGGGCAAGCAGGCGATGACGTATGTGATCGCGGCCGTGGTCGCGGCGGCCGTCGTGGGGGCGATGTCCTTCCTGCACAACGGCTCGTCGGCTTCGCCGACGCAGAAGATGGGCCTGTCCCTCTCGACCCTCAACAACCCCTTCTTCGTACAGATCAAGACGGGTGCGCAGGAGGAGGCGAAGAAGCAGGGCGCCGACCTGACGGTCACGGACGCGCAGAACGACGCCTCGCAGCAGGCCAACCAGGTGCAGAACTTCACCAGCTCGGGCGTCGGTTCGATCATCGTCAACCCGGTGGACTCGGACGCGGCGGGCCCGGCGGTGCGCTCCGCCAACAAGGCCGACATTCCCGTCGTGGGCGTCGACCGGGGCGTCAACAAGGCGGACACGGCCGCGCTGGTCGCCTCCGACAACGTCGCGGGCGGCAGGCTGGGCGCCAAGGCGCTGGCCGAGAAGCTGGGCGGCAAGGGCAGGATCGTGATCCTCCAGGGTCTGGCCGGCACCTCCGCCAGCCGTGAGCGCGGGGCGGGCTTCGCCGAGGGCCTGAAGGCCTACCCCGGCATCAAGGTCGTCGCCCGGCAGCCCGCGGACTTCGACCGCACCAAGGGGCTCGACGTCATGACGAACCTGCTCCAGGCGCACCCGGACGTCCAGGGCGTCTTCGCCGAGAACGACGAGATGGCGCTCGGCGCGATCAAGGCGCTGGGTGCCAAGGCCGGAAAGTCGGTCTCGGTCGTGGGCTTCGACGGCACGCCGGATGGGCTGACGGCGGTCAAGTCGGGCACGCTGTACGCGTCCGTGGCGCAGCAGCCGAAGGAGCTGGGCCGGATCGCGGTGCAGAACGCGCTGCGGGCGGCCGAGGGCAAGAAGGTCGACAAGACGGTGAAGGTGCCGGTGAAGGTGGTCACGGCGAAGAACGTGGCGGCCTTCGGCGGCTGA
- a CDS encoding sugar ABC transporter ATP-binding protein, with translation MSNADELLRIEGIRKTFPGVVALDGVDFDLRRGEVHVLLGENGAGKSTLIKMLSGAYRPDGGRVLVEGEEVRIHGAQDSEALGIATIYQEFNLVPDLTVAENIFLGRQPRRLGLIDRKKMEADAAELLARVGVQVSPRARVRELGIARLQMVEIAKALSLNARVLIMDEPTAVLTSEEVEKLFAIVRQLREDGVGIVFITHHLEEIAALGDRVTVIRDGKSVGQVPASTSEDELVRLMVGRSIEQQYPRERPDSGAALLSVEGLTRDGVFHDVSFEVRAGEVVGVAGLVGAGRTEVVRAVFGADPYDRGSVQVAGARVPRHDVSAAMSAGIGLVPEDRKGQGLVLDASVEENLGLVTMRAATRGGLVDLKGQRDAAARVAGQLGVRMAGLGQHVRTLSGGNQQKVVIGKWLLADTKVLILDEPTRGIDVGAKVEIYQLINELTAAGAAVLMISSDLPEVLGMSDRVLVMAQGRIAGELGADEATQDSVMALAVSTNQYKPDKSDKPDASAGKTDQKEAPRGH, from the coding sequence GTGAGCAACGCGGACGAGTTGCTGCGCATCGAAGGCATACGCAAGACGTTCCCCGGCGTCGTCGCGCTCGACGGCGTGGACTTCGATCTGCGCCGCGGCGAGGTGCACGTACTGCTCGGCGAGAACGGCGCGGGCAAGAGCACCCTCATCAAGATGCTGTCGGGTGCCTACCGGCCCGACGGCGGGCGCGTCCTCGTCGAGGGCGAGGAGGTGCGTATCCATGGGGCGCAGGACTCCGAGGCGCTCGGCATCGCCACCATCTACCAGGAGTTCAATCTCGTTCCCGATCTGACGGTCGCCGAGAACATCTTCCTGGGGCGGCAGCCGCGCCGCCTCGGTCTGATCGACCGGAAGAAGATGGAGGCGGACGCCGCCGAACTGCTGGCGCGGGTCGGCGTCCAGGTGTCGCCACGCGCGCGGGTGCGTGAACTCGGTATCGCACGCCTTCAGATGGTCGAGATCGCGAAGGCGCTGAGCCTGAACGCCCGTGTCCTGATCATGGACGAGCCGACCGCCGTGCTCACCTCCGAAGAGGTGGAGAAGCTGTTCGCCATCGTGCGCCAGCTGCGCGAGGACGGCGTCGGGATCGTCTTCATCACGCACCATCTCGAGGAGATCGCCGCCCTCGGGGATCGCGTCACCGTCATCCGGGACGGGAAGAGCGTCGGACAGGTGCCCGCATCCACCAGCGAGGACGAACTCGTACGCCTCATGGTGGGACGCTCGATCGAACAGCAGTATCCGCGCGAACGGCCGGACTCCGGGGCCGCGCTGCTCAGCGTCGAGGGGCTCACCCGGGACGGCGTCTTCCACGACGTGAGCTTCGAGGTGCGGGCCGGTGAGGTCGTCGGCGTCGCGGGGCTCGTCGGGGCGGGCCGTACGGAGGTCGTACGGGCCGTCTTCGGGGCCGATCCCTACGACCGGGGGTCCGTGCAGGTCGCGGGCGCGCGGGTGCCGCGGCACGACGTCAGCGCGGCGATGAGCGCCGGCATCGGCCTCGTACCCGAGGACCGCAAGGGTCAGGGGCTCGTCCTCGACGCCTCCGTCGAGGAGAACCTCGGGCTCGTGACCATGCGGGCGGCCACCCGTGGCGGGCTCGTCGACCTCAAGGGGCAGCGGGACGCCGCCGCCCGGGTCGCCGGACAGCTGGGCGTGCGGATGGCCGGGCTCGGCCAACATGTGCGCACGCTCTCCGGCGGCAACCAGCAGAAGGTCGTCATCGGCAAGTGGCTGCTCGCGGACACCAAGGTGCTGATCCTCGACGAGCCGACGCGCGGTATCGACGTCGGCGCCAAGGTCGAGATCTACCAGCTGATCAACGAGCTGACGGCCGCGGGCGCCGCCGTCCTGATGATCTCCAGCGATCTGCCCGAGGTGCTCGGCATGAGTGACCGGGTGCTGGTGATGGCCCAGGGCCGGATCGCGGGCGAGCTCGGGGCCGACGAGGCGACCCAGGACTCCGTGATGGCACTCGCCGTCAGTACGAACCAATACAAGCCAGATAAGTCAGATAAGCCAGACGCGAGTGCAGGCAAGACAGACCAGAAGGAGGCCCCCCGTGGCCACTGA